ACGGCTCGTACTGGAGATTATATTCGCCTTTTATTTGCTTTTGGCGTTGTCTTGAATGATGTCGTAGGTGATGCCGAAAGGGTCGCGAAAGTATAGGGAGTTCTGGCCTTCGCGGAGGATCTCGCAGCCGTTGTCCAGCAGGGATTGCCTTGCGGCGTTGATGTCTTCGACGGTGAAGCTGGGGATGGGCGGCTGGGTGTTCAGATCGCGGTTGACGTAGAGGAGGAAGTGGCCGGTGTCGTATTCGAGGTAGCCGTCGGAGCGGGACAGGAGTGTGAATTTCATCACGTTGGTATAGAAGTTTTCGGCGGCCGTGATGTCTTCGAGGTGGATGGCGACGCAGTTGTTGGATTTGAACATTTTCGGCACCTCTTGGAGCGTTTGATACTGATTGTAGGCGCCTGCTGGAATGTGGAGACTTGGAATGCGATGAAAGTGGCAGGACTGTTGCGGTGGTGCGCTGCTAGAATTCCGTTCTATGGCAGCAGCCGAGCATCCCGTTCAAGCAGACGTTCCTGTGGAGAAGTCCCTCAATCATCAACGCAAACTGGCAGAGCTTGCCGCTCGCCACGCTATCGCCGAAGAGGGCGGGGGCGAGGAGCGGCGGGAGCGCGAGCGTAAATCGGGCAAGCTTTCGGCGAGGGAGCGGGTTGAGTTTCTGCTCGATGAGGGCACGTTCGAGGAGACGGACAAGTTCGTTACGCACCGGGCGACCGACTTTGGCATGGCCGAGCAGCGTGTTCCCGGCGATGGATTTATCACTGGCTACGGGCGGGTGCATGGGCGAGTAGTGTTCGTGTTTGCGCAGGATTTTACGGTGTTTGGCGGGTCGCTTTCTGAGGCGAATGCGGCGAAGATCGTGAAGATTATGGACATGGCGATGCGTGTAGGCGCGCCATTGGTGGGACTGAATGACTCGGGTGGGGCGCGCATCCAAGAGGGCGTGGTTTCACTGGCCGGGTATACGGATATCTTTCTGCGAAATACGCTGGCGAGCGGAGTTGTGCCGCAGATCTCGGCGATTCTGGGGCCGTGCGCGGGAGGCGCAGTGTACTCTCCGGCAATCACGGACTTTACGGTGATGACGGAGAAGACGAGCTATATGTTCGTGACCGGGCCGGATGTGATCAAGACGGTGACGCACGAGGACGTGACTAAGGAGGCGCTGGGCGGCGCGGTGACGCATAACGAGATCTCCGGCGTGGCGCACTTTATGGCGCATGACGATCAGGAGTGTCTGGCTACGGTGCGGGAGTTGTTGAGCTTTCTGCCGTCGAACAATCTCGACGACGCACCAAGAAGGCCGACACAGGATGATCCAGGGCGTGCGGATGCTGCGCTCGACACGATTATTCCTGAGGAGAGCAACCAGCCGTACGACATGGTGGATGTGATCTCGCGCGTGGTGGACGATGGCTACTTCTTTCAGGTGCAGGAGCACTTTGCGCGAAATATTGTGGTGGGATTTGCGCGTATGGCGGGGCGGCCAGTGGGAATTGTGGCGAATCAGCCGGCGTTTCTTGCGGGTGTGCTGGATATCAACGCGAGCGTGAAGGGCGCGAGGTTTGTGCGGTTCTGCGATGCGTTCAATATTCCGCTGATCACCTTTGAGGATGTGCCGGGATTCATGCCGGGGATTCAGCAGGAGCATGGCGGCATCATTCGTCATGGAGCGAAGTTGCTGTATGCGTTCGCGGAGGCGACGGTTCCGAAGCTTACAGTGATTACGCGCAAGGCCTATGGCGGGGCGTACTGCGTGATGAGCTCCAAACATCTACGAACGGATTTAAACCTGGCGTGGCCGACGGCGGAGATCGCGGTGATGGGGCCTGAGGGAGCGGTGAATATCGTTTACAAGCGTGAACTGGATTCAACCGTGCGCCGGGCTGAGGCGATGTGGCCGCAGGGGAAGGCGTTTACGGAAGAGGAGAAGCTGGCGATTCTGGCTGAGGCTCGCAAGGATAAGGTGGAGGAGTTTCGCGAGCGGTTTGCTAATCCCTATGTGGCGGCAGAGCGGGGTTACATCGATGCTGTGATCAGGCCTAGTGAGACACGGCGACGGTTGAATTCGGCGCTCGATATGCTGGCGACCAAGCGGGATAAGAATCCTGCCAAGAAGCATGGCAACATTCCGCTGTGACAACTTATCTACTTTCAGCGCTGACGAGAACAACGTTGCTGGGAACGGCTCGACACTTTTCGGAGCCGGATGGGCGCCAGATGGTGCCGTCGTTGTAGCGGATCTCATTGAGGTCTACCCAGCGGAGCGCGCCTACCCGATTCATCCAGACATCTGCATTGCTTAGGGTTTTGTCATCGGCCGAACGCTCCAGCAGAAACGACTTTGAGACGGTGTCGCGTGTGTTTGCCTCGGTGGACCGGAAGTCTGTGGGAACGATGCGACCCTTCGGAGAGACACCATAGACGGTGACTTCAATGCTCTCGATGGCAGCTATGGGGGGTTGATCGAGGGTGATATGCAGTCCCAGAACTGGGCCATTCTTGTCAGCGTTATTTGCAGAGAGGACTTGTGCGGTTGACTGTCGGTTTGCTCGGAAGCCGATAGGGCAGTCCGTTCCGCCGGGAATGCTTCGCAGTATGACTGCAGAGGCGTCGGGCTTGCTGCCGGAGGCAGTGGAAGATTGTGCGAGCGAGGCGGTGGCTGCGAGAAGAAAGAGGGTGGCCGAGAGACGGTGCATGGAACCTCCTGCGTTTCAAAAGGTCTACTGTCTAAGACGCTACTACGCGCGGGCAGTGAGTTCAAACCAGACGCGTCTGGGCAGGAGGAGCGCTATTGCGTTGTGCCGGTGAGGAAGATCTGCTCAGAGTGCGCCGCGATGACGCGATAGAGACCGAACTGTCGCGCGTTCTGGCTGCGGAGTTCAAAGAGCAGGCTGGCGCGATTGCTGGCCTCGGCATCGACGACATCGACGAAGCGCATGAGCGGCGTGCGGTCGAGGTGGGCTGCGTCGGTCACGCTCTGAATGGCTGGTTTTAGCTCGCCGAGGCCGTTGTCCTGCGCGACGATAGTGACGTAGTGCAGAGCTGCTCCCGTGCCCGCGGTGTGAGCGGAGTATACGTAGGTGGCGGCACCGCCATAGCTGAGGGTGTAGGCCTTCAACTCTTCGTCAGACAGGAGGACGGACGGCGAAGCGGTGGCTCGGTGGGTCCGCGTGGTAGTGGTTGTTTTCTTTACTGTCGGGACGGGGGTTGTTGCGGCAGGTTTGGCACCCGTTGCGTTGTACGCGGCGAGTTGCGCCTGGGCCATGGTCTGCATCTTGGAGAGAACGGCTGCGTGCTGGGCAGCGTCCTCCCACTCGAGGGTGAAGGCGTGAGGGTCTCGACTGGCCGCATCAGAAACCGCAACCATCTGATGAAGATTTTGGGGGATGCCGACGAGTTTTGGAAGCTCGGTCTCGGTCATCGCGCTGGTGGGCTTGCCGCGATGGAGGTTGGGCCGGTTGGGGTCGTCGTTGAGCGAGCCGGTACCGGTGACTGAGTTGGTGTCGTGCGCTCTCTTGGCGTCTTCGGCGGAGTGGCGCTTCAGGGTTGGGCGATCGGGGTCGTCGGATGGAGTTGAGCTGGCAGTGGTCGATCCGGTGTCCGCGGTGGAGGTGTCGGATGTTCCAGAGGGTTGACGCTTCATGGTCGGTCGGTCGGGATCGTCGGCAGGGGTGTTCGGCGTGGTGGATGTTGTGGTGGTGCCGTCGGTGCTGTCGGACCGGCGTTTCATGGTGGGGCGATCGGGGTCGTCCGTGGAGGTGGAAGCAGTAGAGGTTGTTGAAGTGGGGGTACTTGAACTGGAGGCGTCGGTGGTGGCGCTATCGGATCGGCGCTTCATGGTCGGGCGAGTCGGATCGTCGTTCGCTGCAGTTGTGTCGGTGGCGGTTTTAGCGTCGGCGTGATGGCTGGTGTCGCCTTTGGATCCGGTGAGTACGGGCAAGGTCTTCGAGGGCTTGAGAGCTGCAGCTTTCTTTGGTGCGGCCAGCGGCTTGACGCTGCCATAGCCGAACCAGCCGTCGTCGTAGGCGAGATCGCCGGTGGCCTCGACGGCCTGCAGATGCCTTGCGTAAGCGAGATCGAGATAACCCTTATCGATGCCTGCAGTTTGGAGCTCGTAGACGTTTCCGCTCAGCAAGGCAAAGGGTACGGGGCGGGCGACGTAGATGCCGGCGTCTTCAAGCTTGCCGTCGATGAAGAGAGAGACGGGAATGAGGCGGCTGGCGGCTGGCTTGGCGAAGTCGCCGGTCCACTCGTAGACGCCCACCGCGCGGACGACCTGTTCGGGCTTGGCGACCTTGTGCATCTGGGCCCAGGAAGTGGGACCGCAAAGGAGCAAAGCGGCGAAGACGAGGACGCGATGGGGTCTGTATCTCATAGGGCTGTCATCGAGATTAGACGCTATTTGTAGCTCAAAGTCCTGCCCAGTTGCGCGGCTGACTTTTTAGGGTTAAGGCCTGGTTGATGGGGATGTTCGGTACCATGCAGGGTATGGATTCTGCGATGTTGCTTGAGGTGAAGGATCTTACGGTCGGCTTTGGGCGGCATGCGGCTGTAAAAGGTATCTCGTTCCAGATCAATGCTGGCGAGACACTGGGGCTGGTGGGGGAGTCGGGGTCGGGCAAGTCGGCGACTTCGCTGGCGGTGCTGCGGCTGTTGCCGGAGAGCGCGCGAGTGAGTGGGACGATTCGATTCGACGGCGAGGAGCTGCTCGTGCTGCCTGAAGAGGCGATGCGGCGAAGGAGGGGGCGCGAGATCGCGATGATCTTTCAGGAGCCGATGACGGCGTTGAATCCCGTGATGCCGGTGGGGGCACAGATTGCGGAGGCCGTGGCGGCCCATCATCCGGAGGTGGGACGAAGAGCAGTGAGGGCGCGGGTTTTGGAAGCGATGGAAGAGGTTGGTCTGCCGGAGGTTGAACTGAGAGCCAAGGACTATCCGCATCAGTTTTCCGGAGGTCAGCGGCAGAGGATTTTGATCGCAATGGCGATTGTGAATCGGCCAAGGCTGTTGATCGCTGATGAGCCGACGACGGCGCTGGATGTGACAGTGCAGGCACAGATTTTGGAGCTGTTGAAGGCGCTTCGGCGGGAGTATGGGTTGGCTATGCTGTTCATCTCGCATGATCTGGCGGTGGTGTCGAAGGTGGCCGACCGGGTGGCGGTGATGCAGCATGGGGTGATTGTGGAGCAGGCGGAGGCGAGGAGGCTCTTTCTGGAGCCTCAGCATGCTTATACGCGCAGACTGCTGGCTTCTGCTCCGACAATGAAGACGGACCGGACTATGCCTCTGGCTTCAGAGCCGCTGGCCTCGGGTTGAGCGGTGATTGTAGCGCGGGAGCCTAGTGATTTCCCTGAACGAGTGAATGTCTATAGACTTGAGAATTGTGTCTTATGTCGTTTAGGGCCCTTTTGACCGTATGCGCGCGCTGGTTATTTCTGACATTCACGGGAACCTCGAAGCATTGAACGCAGTTCTTGCCGCGGCAGAGCCGTATGACGTGCTTTGGAACCTGGGTGATGTGGTTGGGTATGGGGCAAGTCCGAATGAGGTTGTAGCGCTGATGCGGGCGAACGCGCAGGTGAATGTGCGGGGAAACCATGACCGGGTGTGTTGTGGGTTGACCTCGGCGGTGGGGTTTAACCCTGTGGCTAGAGCGGCTGCGGAGTGGACTAAGGCTGAATTGACTAGAGAAAATCTGGCTTGGCTGAAGGCGATGCCGCAGGGGCCGGTGGTTCCGGAACAGCCGAATGTGACTTGCGTGCATGGGTCGCCACTCAATGAAGATCAGTACATCTTGAGCAAGCGGGATGCGTGGGCTCCGCTGCAGCAGGCGGCTACGGCGATTACGTTCTTTGGGCATACGCATCTGCAAGGGGGATTCTCGCAGAAGGAGCATGACTGGCACGAGATCAAGACGCAGTTCAGGACGAGGAACGCGGCGGAGAGCTGGAAGATGTTGATTCCAGAGGAAACGCGGCACCTGATCAATCCGGGGTCGGTGGGGCAGCCGCGGGATTCGGATTGGCGGGCGGCGTTTGTGGTGTATGACCTGGAGGCGCGGGAGATTATTTATCATCGCGTGCCGTATGACCTGACGGCGGCTCAGGGGCGGATCCTGATGGCTGGGTTGCCGGAGAGGCTGGCGGCTCGTCTGCGCGAGGGAAGATAATTTTTTGGAATGGTTTTTTTTGGATGGGGTTTTGCGAAAATGTGGGCGCAAAACGTGGTTTTTGGGTGGCGTAAACATGGTGAATTGCGTGGTAAATGTGGTGAATTAACATGCACTTTTTGTGGTGACGAAAGATGCGCCAAGTTTTTCAACTTTATTTTTGGATGCGGATGGAGGAGCGAAGTACGGGGACTTTGCCGGATACCGCAGAACGCACCGGTCCGCTGCAGTTGAGAGTTGTGGCAGCAATCCACTGCGCTGCTCAGGATGAAACTGTGAGTAGCTTCGGTCGAGACGTGTTTGGGTTTGACGGCGCTTAAGCAGTTTGCTGGGCAGCCTGGTCCCGGTTCTGTTCCTGAGCTTCGGAGACGACTGGGAGTTTGGCGGCTTCCCAGGCGGCGAGACCACCGGCTACTTCGATGAGGTTCGTGATGCCGTGCTGGTGCAGGATGCTGGCGGCGATGGAAGAACGATAGCCGCCAGCGCAGTGGACCGCAATGCGGCGGTCGCGGGGGATCTCGGCAATGCGCTCTTGTAAGTGGCCGAGTGGAATGTTTACGCTGCCGGCGATGTGCCGGGTGGTCCACTCGCGTGGGTTTCTGATGTCGAGCACCAGAGGCGGAGTTGTTGTTGCTAGTTCTTCTGCGGCTACCTGGGCGGTGACGCGTTCTGTTGGCCACACCAAGTCTGGCCTGTTTGCGAGCGCTTCCATGCCGCCTGAGAGATAGCCTCTGATGTGATCGAAACCGATACGGCCCAGGCGCAAGGCGGCTTCCTGTTCCCGTCCCGGCTCAGCGACGATGACGATGGGTTTGGCCCGATCGAGAATTGTGCCTGCCCAGGTTGCATATTGGCCGCCTAATCCAATATTGATACTGCCGGGAAGGTGACCCTTGGCATACTCGGCGGCATCACGGACGTCTAGGATATGAGCGCCCACGTAACCCATTGAGAGGACCTCATTGAGATCGACGGGATGAAGACCCTCCTGAAGACTCTTATCCAGGGTGGCGTGCTCGCGAGTATTGAGGATCGCGTCGTAGGTGAAGTATGCCGGAGCGTCGGGCTGGTCGGCGGTGACGATACGAATGAACTCCTCTTTCGACATCGGCTGGAGGGCGTAGTTGAAGCGTCGTTGATCTCCGAGAGAGGAGACGGTGTCGGAGGAGAGGTTTTTGCCGCAGAGCGATCCCGCACCGTGCGCTGGGTAGACGAGGGTTTCGTCGGGGAGCGTCATGAGCTTGTTGTGGAGGGAGTTATAGAGGTGTCCGCCGAGCTGGTTTGCGGTCCAGCCGAGGGAAGCTCGCAGGTCGGGCCGGCCAACGTCACCGATAAAGAGCGTATCGCCGGTGAGGACTGCATGCGGTTTTGCCGGGTCTTTCTCGAGATCGAAGACCAGGATCGAGATGGATTCGATGGTGTGGCCGGGGGTTTCGAGGACCTGCAGGCGCAGTCCGGGAAAGTTCAGCGTGTCGCCGTCCTTGATGCGTACAAAGGGATATTCGGCCTCTGCGCGAGAGCCGAGATAGATGGTTGCGCCGCAGCTGTCGCGCAGCTCGAGATGGCCAGCGATGAAGTCCGCGTGGAAGTGCGTCAGGAACACGGAGCGGATCTGGAGGCCGAGCTTTTCGGCGTCGGTGAGGTATTGCTGGATGTCGCGCTGCGGGTCGACGATGATTGCGGTTGAGCTTGCCTCGTCTCCGATGAGATAGGAGGCGTGGGCGAGGCAGCCCAGATAGTACTGTTTCAGAATCATACGATCACCTTCGTGATTACGACGGCAAAACAGATGGTATGACTATTTGCTGAGAATGAGTAGCGCGACTCCATGCTCGGGGATGTTGCGGGAGTAGAGCCCGGCGCGTCTTCCCAGATCCTTGTTCTCCCAGACGTCGCGGAGAGTCGCCCCTTGAGCGAAACCGATCTGGTTGAGGTCGAGAGCTACGTCGCGGGAGTCCAGAGCAGTGTTGAACATTCCGACAGCGACTCTTCCGTCGGCGAGAGGTTTGGTCCAGACAGAGAAATCGCCGCGCTGGTAGAGGCGAGTGGCTTGCTTGCCAAGTGGGTCCTGATCGATTGCGATGGCTTCCTTGTTGAGGAGGATGCTCTTGTCTTCGGGAGACATTTTGCTGAGATCGTTGCCTGC
The nucleotide sequence above comes from Tunturibacter empetritectus. Encoded proteins:
- a CDS encoding ABC transporter ATP-binding protein, with product MDSAMLLEVKDLTVGFGRHAAVKGISFQINAGETLGLVGESGSGKSATSLAVLRLLPESARVSGTIRFDGEELLVLPEEAMRRRRGREIAMIFQEPMTALNPVMPVGAQIAEAVAAHHPEVGRRAVRARVLEAMEEVGLPEVELRAKDYPHQFSGGQRQRILIAMAIVNRPRLLIADEPTTALDVTVQAQILELLKALRREYGLAMLFISHDLAVVSKVADRVAVMQHGVIVEQAEARRLFLEPQHAYTRRLLASAPTMKTDRTMPLASEPLASG
- a CDS encoding MBL fold metallo-hydrolase; the encoded protein is MILKQYYLGCLAHASYLIGDEASSTAIIVDPQRDIQQYLTDAEKLGLQIRSVFLTHFHADFIAGHLELRDSCGATIYLGSRAEAEYPFVRIKDGDTLNFPGLRLQVLETPGHTIESISILVFDLEKDPAKPHAVLTGDTLFIGDVGRPDLRASLGWTANQLGGHLYNSLHNKLMTLPDETLVYPAHGAGSLCGKNLSSDTVSSLGDQRRFNYALQPMSKEEFIRIVTADQPDAPAYFTYDAILNTREHATLDKSLQEGLHPVDLNEVLSMGYVGAHILDVRDAAEYAKGHLPGSINIGLGGQYATWAGTILDRAKPIVIVAEPGREQEAALRLGRIGFDHIRGYLSGGMEALANRPDLVWPTERVTAQVAAEELATTTPPLVLDIRNPREWTTRHIAGSVNIPLGHLQERIAEIPRDRRIAVHCAGGYRSSIAASILHQHGITNLIEVAGGLAAWEAAKLPVVSEAQEQNRDQAAQQTA
- a CDS encoding acyl-CoA carboxylase subunit beta, with the translated sequence MAAAEHPVQADVPVEKSLNHQRKLAELAARHAIAEEGGGEERRERERKSGKLSARERVEFLLDEGTFEETDKFVTHRATDFGMAEQRVPGDGFITGYGRVHGRVVFVFAQDFTVFGGSLSEANAAKIVKIMDMAMRVGAPLVGLNDSGGARIQEGVVSLAGYTDIFLRNTLASGVVPQISAILGPCAGGAVYSPAITDFTVMTEKTSYMFVTGPDVIKTVTHEDVTKEALGGAVTHNEISGVAHFMAHDDQECLATVRELLSFLPSNNLDDAPRRPTQDDPGRADAALDTIIPEESNQPYDMVDVISRVVDDGYFFQVQEHFARNIVVGFARMAGRPVGIVANQPAFLAGVLDINASVKGARFVRFCDAFNIPLITFEDVPGFMPGIQQEHGGIIRHGAKLLYAFAEATVPKLTVITRKAYGGAYCVMSSKHLRTDLNLAWPTAEIAVMGPEGAVNIVYKRELDSTVRRAEAMWPQGKAFTEEEKLAILAEARKDKVEEFRERFANPYVAAERGYIDAVIRPSETRRRLNSALDMLATKRDKNPAKKHGNIPL
- a CDS encoding metallophosphoesterase family protein: MRALVISDIHGNLEALNAVLAAAEPYDVLWNLGDVVGYGASPNEVVALMRANAQVNVRGNHDRVCCGLTSAVGFNPVARAAAEWTKAELTRENLAWLKAMPQGPVVPEQPNVTCVHGSPLNEDQYILSKRDAWAPLQQAATAITFFGHTHLQGGFSQKEHDWHEIKTQFRTRNAAESWKMLIPEETRHLINPGSVGQPRDSDWRAAFVVYDLEAREIIYHRVPYDLTAAQGRILMAGLPERLAARLREGR
- a CDS encoding VOC family protein gives rise to the protein MFKSNNCVAIHLEDITAAENFYTNVMKFTLLSRSDGYLEYDTGHFLLYVNRDLNTQPPIPSFTVEDINAARQSLLDNGCEILREGQNSLYFRDPFGITYDIIQDNAKSK